A genomic window from Variovorax paradoxus includes:
- a CDS encoding 3-oxoacid CoA-transferase subunit B — protein MTYRARSRTQLAARLAQDIPEGAYVNLGIGMPTLVANHIPAGREVILQSENGILGMGPAPAEGLEDYDLVNAGKQPITLLPGGAFFHQADSFAMMRGGHLDIAVLGAFQVSATGDLANWSTGDPHAIPSVGGAMDLAVGAKAAWVMMDLLNKNGASKIVERCTYPLTGVACIKRIYTDLATLACSPQGLRLIDVVEGLSHKELERLVGLPIAQAQAQATAALG, from the coding sequence ATGACCTACCGAGCACGCAGCAGAACGCAGTTGGCGGCACGCCTGGCGCAGGACATTCCCGAAGGTGCCTATGTCAACTTGGGCATCGGCATGCCGACGCTGGTGGCAAACCACATTCCCGCAGGACGCGAGGTCATCCTGCAGAGCGAGAACGGAATTCTGGGCATGGGTCCCGCGCCCGCCGAAGGCCTGGAAGACTACGACCTCGTCAATGCCGGAAAGCAGCCCATCACGCTGTTGCCCGGTGGCGCGTTCTTTCATCAGGCGGACTCGTTCGCCATGATGCGTGGCGGCCACCTGGACATCGCGGTACTTGGCGCCTTCCAGGTCTCGGCCACGGGCGACCTGGCCAACTGGAGCACCGGTGATCCCCACGCCATTCCGTCCGTCGGCGGCGCCATGGATCTGGCCGTCGGCGCCAAGGCGGCCTGGGTGATGATGGATCTGCTGAACAAGAACGGTGCCAGCAAGATCGTCGAGCGATGCACGTATCCGTTGACCGGCGTGGCCTGCATCAAGCGCATCTACACCGACCTCGCCACCCTGGCGTGTTCGCCGCAAGGCCTGCGTCTGATCGACGTCGTCGAAGGCCTCTCGCACAAGGAACTGGAACGTCTGGTCGGCCTGCCCATCGCACAGGCACAGGCACAGGCCACCGCTGCGCTGGGCTGA
- a CDS encoding 3-oxoacid CoA-transferase subunit A: MIDKIAASPAEALAGVKDGSTVLISGFGTAGIPHELILGLLEQGAKDLTIVCNNAGNGEYGVAALLGAGRVRKIVCSFPRQVDSHVFDGMYRSGKIELELVPQGNLAERIRAAGAGLGGVFCPTGYGTELAKGKETREIHGRHYVLEYPIVADVALVKAEAGDRWGNLVYRKAARNFGPVMAAAAKFTVASVYEVRELGELDPEAIVTPGIHVKRLVQLPRAATPSVGLRKVA; encoded by the coding sequence ATGATCGACAAGATCGCTGCCTCGCCGGCGGAGGCACTCGCCGGGGTGAAGGACGGCTCGACCGTACTGATCAGCGGCTTCGGCACCGCAGGCATCCCGCATGAACTGATCCTCGGCCTCCTCGAACAGGGCGCCAAAGACCTGACGATCGTCTGCAACAACGCCGGGAACGGCGAATACGGCGTCGCCGCGCTGCTCGGGGCGGGCCGCGTGCGCAAGATCGTCTGCAGCTTCCCGCGCCAGGTCGACAGCCATGTTTTCGACGGCATGTACCGCAGCGGAAAAATCGAACTCGAACTGGTGCCGCAAGGCAATCTCGCAGAACGTATCCGTGCAGCGGGTGCCGGTCTCGGGGGCGTCTTCTGCCCGACAGGCTACGGAACCGAGCTGGCCAAAGGCAAGGAGACACGTGAAATCCATGGTCGGCACTACGTCCTCGAATACCCCATCGTTGCAGACGTGGCGCTCGTCAAGGCCGAAGCCGGCGACCGCTGGGGAAACCTGGTGTACCGCAAGGCCGCGCGAAATTTCGGCCCCGTGATGGCTGCCGCTGCGAAGTTCACGGTCGCGAGCGTCTACGAGGTCCGGGAACTCGGCGAGCTCGACCCCGAGGCCATCGTCACGCCGGGCATTCATGTAAAGCGGCTGGTTCAACTGCCGCGCGCAGCCACGCCGTCGGTCGGTCTCAGAAAGGTTGCGTGA
- a CDS encoding SDR family NAD(P)-dependent oxidoreductase, whose protein sequence is MLNDKVVLVTGAAGGIGRATAVAAAREGARVAVADLNLEGARETALLITDAGGSAIAMRTDISVPGDVRAMVGAVLDRYGRLDGAFNNAAIAQWQCGAASAKIGDIGEDAFARIMQVNVTGTWLCMRAELEHMSRNGGGAIVNASSISGLVGRAGSGAYSASKHAINGLTKTAAIEYAASDIRVNAVCPGFIDTVFVSSSLATRGDALLASVPMHRLGQPEEVAELVVWLLSDRARYITGSLQGVDGGFMAG, encoded by the coding sequence ATGCTGAACGACAAGGTGGTCCTTGTCACTGGCGCGGCGGGTGGCATCGGCCGCGCAACGGCGGTGGCGGCGGCCCGCGAGGGCGCCCGTGTCGCCGTGGCCGATCTCAACCTCGAAGGCGCCCGGGAAACGGCCCTGCTGATCACGGACGCCGGCGGCTCTGCGATCGCCATGCGCACGGACATCAGCGTGCCGGGCGACGTGCGCGCCATGGTCGGCGCGGTCCTCGACCGCTACGGCCGGCTCGACGGGGCATTCAACAATGCCGCGATCGCGCAATGGCAGTGCGGTGCGGCCTCGGCGAAGATCGGCGATATCGGCGAAGACGCGTTCGCCCGGATCATGCAGGTCAACGTCACCGGCACATGGCTGTGCATGCGCGCCGAACTCGAGCACATGAGCCGCAACGGTGGTGGCGCGATCGTGAATGCATCGTCAATCTCCGGCCTGGTCGGCCGCGCCGGCTCGGGGGCCTACAGCGCGAGCAAGCACGCCATCAATGGCCTGACCAAGACCGCGGCGATCGAATACGCCGCATCGGACATTCGCGTCAATGCGGTGTGCCCCGGCTTCATCGATACCGTGTTCGTCAGTTCGTCGCTCGCCACCCGTGGCGATGCCTTGCTGGCCTCCGTGCCGATGCATCGCCTCGGACAGCCCGAAGAGGTGGCCGAACTGGTGGTCTGGTTGCTGTCGGACCGGGCTCGCTACATCACGGGAAGCCTGCAGGGGGTCGACGGTGGCTTCATGGCAGGCTGA
- a CDS encoding MmgE/PrpD family protein encodes MADEPSFAPPVAQRLAEWALALKLSDVNADVLERVKLHILDQIGAQVSCCDLPAPRIAQAYVSQFGRSGPASILGTGLQADAEGAAFVNGTAGSSFEIDDYGGNGAYAHPGCVVVSGGLAVAETLGASGADLLRAATVGFETIIRLALATMPSMLLGRGFHQTGAHGVFGVALVAAMLERFELEPTVHALGIAGSHASGTTEYSQSGGEVKRAHGGIGAAGGIRSARLARLGLSGPPTIFEGKRGFLQAFCNAHDARFLYEQLGSHWHFPERGALKPHASCALIHHHFAAYDKLRAAHAIAPDDIEEVVLGCEPLTLVHTGATGPRPTDIVGAQFSAEYGIAMRIVNGRNDVGAYLDAEADGFQNPAVAAIAGRVRLEVDPECATEIPQGKVTLRMRNGAVLSAKAYALGSPFNPLGRDDIEQKYLDLVARKSGDEVARSSLRMIMNLEQVRDVRELTRLFVPDPGIRRMGGT; translated from the coding sequence ATGGCAGACGAACCCTCTTTCGCCCCGCCCGTCGCTCAGCGGCTCGCCGAATGGGCACTTGCGCTCAAACTGAGCGATGTCAATGCCGATGTGCTGGAGCGAGTGAAGCTGCACATCCTCGATCAGATCGGCGCGCAAGTCAGCTGCTGCGATCTGCCTGCGCCGCGCATCGCGCAGGCCTATGTGAGCCAGTTCGGCCGCAGCGGCCCGGCATCAATCCTCGGCACCGGACTGCAGGCCGACGCGGAGGGCGCCGCGTTCGTCAATGGCACTGCCGGCAGCAGCTTCGAGATCGATGACTACGGCGGCAACGGTGCCTATGCCCATCCGGGCTGCGTCGTGGTGTCGGGCGGGCTGGCCGTGGCCGAGACGCTCGGTGCCAGCGGTGCCGACCTGCTGCGGGCGGCGACCGTCGGATTCGAGACCATCATCCGCCTGGCGCTCGCCACCATGCCCTCGATGCTGCTCGGCCGCGGATTCCATCAGACCGGCGCGCATGGAGTGTTCGGCGTGGCACTGGTTGCGGCCATGCTGGAGCGGTTCGAGCTGGAGCCCACCGTCCATGCCCTGGGCATCGCAGGCAGCCACGCATCGGGCACGACAGAGTACTCGCAGAGCGGCGGCGAGGTGAAGCGCGCGCATGGCGGCATCGGTGCCGCAGGTGGCATCCGGTCCGCGCGGCTCGCCCGATTGGGCCTGAGCGGGCCGCCGACCATCTTCGAAGGCAAGCGTGGCTTCCTTCAGGCCTTCTGCAACGCGCACGATGCGCGCTTCCTGTATGAGCAGTTGGGCTCGCACTGGCATTTTCCGGAGCGCGGCGCGTTGAAGCCGCACGCATCGTGCGCGTTGATTCACCATCACTTCGCGGCCTACGACAAGCTCCGGGCGGCGCACGCGATCGCGCCTGACGACATCGAGGAGGTGGTGCTCGGCTGCGAGCCGCTGACCCTGGTTCACACCGGCGCCACCGGGCCGCGCCCCACCGACATCGTCGGGGCTCAATTCAGCGCCGAGTACGGCATCGCCATGCGCATAGTCAACGGCCGCAACGATGTCGGCGCCTATCTCGACGCCGAAGCCGATGGCTTCCAGAACCCCGCCGTTGCAGCCATTGCCGGGCGGGTCCGCCTGGAAGTCGACCCGGAATGCGCGACGGAGATTCCCCAGGGCAAGGTGACCTTGCGCATGCGCAATGGCGCCGTGCTGAGCGCAAAAGCCTATGCGCTTGGATCGCCATTCAATCCGCTCGGCAGAGACGACATCGAGCAGAAGTACCTCGATCTCGTTGCAAGGAAATCCGGAGACGAAGTCGCCAGGTCGTCGCTCCGAATGATCATGAATCTGGAACAGGTGCGGGACGTCAGGGAACTCACGAGATTGTTCGTACCCGACCCGGGGATTCGCCGCATGGGAGGAACTTGA
- a CDS encoding Bug family tripartite tricarboxylate transporter substrate binding protein: MEIEMKIGRASIRAALALVAGAFIGASAMAQAYPSKPVRIIASTPPGGTIDLVARLLAQHLPAALGQAVVVENKPGAAGNIAAEFVAKAPADGHTLLVTASSHATNISLYPRLAYHPVKDFAPVSQLTSNPFVIAVPASSPAHTLGEFLALARARKSDLSYGSAGSGQGNHLGMELLKTMAGFDAVHVPYNGTGPVTLALMAGQIDVAIQSPPGVLPQMKTGRLRILATTGRKRSPLIPEIPTVAEAGVPGYELLGWIALLAPAGTPKDVVDQLQREARKILGRAEVASQLHAVSSDVVASTPQEFSAFLDAEIATWAQVVKKSGARAE; this comes from the coding sequence ATGGAGATCGAGATGAAAATTGGAAGAGCCTCCATCCGAGCGGCCCTGGCGCTGGTGGCTGGCGCCTTCATCGGCGCGTCGGCGATGGCACAGGCTTATCCCAGCAAGCCGGTCCGGATCATTGCGTCGACCCCACCAGGGGGCACCATCGACCTCGTCGCCCGGCTGCTCGCGCAACATTTGCCCGCTGCATTGGGGCAGGCGGTGGTGGTCGAGAACAAGCCCGGCGCCGCCGGGAACATCGCTGCAGAGTTCGTCGCCAAGGCACCGGCGGATGGTCATACGCTGCTGGTGACCGCATCGAGCCACGCCACCAACATCAGCTTGTATCCCAGGCTTGCCTACCATCCCGTCAAGGACTTCGCGCCGGTCTCCCAATTGACGAGCAACCCGTTCGTGATCGCGGTGCCCGCTTCGTCTCCGGCCCACACGCTGGGCGAATTCCTGGCGTTGGCACGGGCCAGGAAGTCGGACCTGAGCTATGGCTCCGCGGGGTCGGGCCAAGGCAACCATCTCGGAATGGAACTGCTCAAGACGATGGCGGGATTCGACGCGGTCCATGTGCCCTACAACGGCACCGGCCCGGTGACATTGGCGTTGATGGCGGGACAGATCGATGTAGCGATCCAGTCGCCACCCGGCGTGCTTCCACAGATGAAGACAGGTCGACTCAGGATCCTGGCGACCACTGGCAGGAAGAGATCCCCGCTGATTCCCGAAATACCGACCGTGGCCGAGGCCGGCGTTCCAGGCTACGAGCTTCTCGGCTGGATCGCCCTGCTGGCCCCAGCCGGCACGCCCAAGGATGTTGTCGACCAACTGCAGCGCGAGGCCAGGAAGATTCTCGGCCGCGCCGAGGTCGCGAGCCAGTTGCATGCGGTCTCTTCGGATGTCGTCGCCTCGACGCCGCAGGAGTTTTCGGCCTTCCTCGACGCCGAGATCGCGACCTGGGCGCAGGTCGTCAAGAAGTCCGGTGCGCGCGCCGAATAG
- a CDS encoding LysR family transcriptional regulator: protein MKLQFLNYFCVLAEELHFRRAADRLAISQPPLSTAIRLLEEELGAQLLIRNSKMVQLTPAGAAFLVEAKEILERVARVGSVVRAIDGGVHGRLDIGIAGSMLYRETPAILERFKRDVPAVDVVLYELYTTEQIEKLLRRQLHAAFIQASVLPAPLASIPLRNDVFVACLPEHHRLADKASVDLREMADEAFVMFSRESAPASHDHVIGIFSQAGIHPRTVHQARIWMTVVAMVANGCGVALVPQSLSRTNIGGVRFIPLAGTSAVAPALLAWNPSMMPIALEKFLASATATVRQLAKSPSSKARR from the coding sequence ATGAAACTCCAATTCCTCAATTACTTTTGCGTCCTTGCCGAAGAGCTGCACTTTCGACGTGCTGCAGATCGCCTGGCAATTTCGCAGCCGCCGCTCAGCACGGCCATCCGCTTGCTGGAAGAAGAGCTCGGCGCACAGTTGCTGATCCGCAACAGCAAGATGGTCCAGCTCACGCCCGCGGGGGCGGCCTTCCTAGTTGAAGCCAAGGAAATCCTCGAACGCGTCGCGCGTGTCGGCAGCGTGGTGCGGGCCATCGACGGCGGTGTGCATGGGCGGCTGGACATCGGCATCGCCGGATCCATGCTCTATCGCGAGACCCCGGCCATCCTGGAGCGCTTCAAGCGCGACGTGCCGGCTGTCGACGTGGTGCTGTACGAGCTCTACACCACCGAGCAGATCGAGAAGCTGCTGCGCCGCCAGCTCCACGCGGCGTTCATCCAGGCATCGGTGCTGCCGGCGCCGCTGGCATCGATCCCACTGCGCAACGATGTTTTCGTGGCCTGCCTGCCGGAGCACCATCGGCTGGCGGACAAGGCCAGCGTCGACCTGCGCGAGATGGCGGACGAGGCGTTCGTGATGTTCTCGCGTGAAAGTGCGCCGGCCAGCCATGACCATGTGATCGGCATCTTCAGCCAAGCTGGCATCCATCCGCGCACCGTGCACCAGGCACGCATCTGGATGACCGTCGTGGCCATGGTGGCCAACGGTTGCGGCGTCGCGCTGGTGCCGCAGTCGCTGTCCCGCACGAACATCGGGGGTGTCCGCTTCATTCCTCTGGCCGGTACCTCCGCAGTGGCGCCGGCGCTTCTGGCGTGGAACCCAAGCATGATGCCGATCGCTCTGGAGAAATTCCTCGCCAGCGCGACGGCGACGGTCCGGCAGTTGGCGAAATCCCCGTCGAGCAAGGCTCGCCGCTAG
- a CDS encoding carboxymuconolactone decarboxylase family protein, which yields MPFLASLPADAGPPSIYTSYPEIYGPWSTMSEALMNGPSPLSQGERELILAYACAVAGCELVHVAHSEVAYAWGVPPGLVEQLLEDPEKAPADAELKVLLGFVRKLMTAPNAMNQADTDAVLEAGWSEHALHDAVAVTARGAFMHRLIAAHGFKPLSREAAARKAQKRKALGYVNLYPGFASGSAGTPADPTSSKQSS from the coding sequence ATGCCCTTTCTCGCCTCGCTGCCCGCCGACGCCGGACCTCCAAGCATCTACACCAGCTACCCCGAGATCTACGGCCCCTGGTCCACCATGAGCGAAGCCTTGATGAACGGCCCCTCGCCGCTGAGCCAGGGCGAACGGGAATTGATCCTGGCTTACGCCTGCGCCGTCGCCGGATGCGAACTGGTGCACGTGGCCCACTCCGAGGTGGCGTATGCCTGGGGCGTTCCGCCGGGCCTGGTCGAACAGCTGCTGGAGGATCCAGAAAAAGCACCGGCGGACGCGGAGCTCAAGGTGCTGCTCGGATTCGTACGCAAGCTCATGACCGCGCCCAACGCCATGAACCAAGCCGACACGGATGCCGTGCTCGAGGCCGGATGGAGCGAACACGCGCTGCACGACGCTGTTGCGGTGACGGCCCGCGGCGCGTTCATGCACCGCTTGATCGCGGCCCACGGCTTCAAGCCGCTGTCACGCGAAGCGGCCGCGAGGAAGGCCCAGAAGCGCAAGGCGCTCGGCTACGTCAATCTCTATCCCGGTTTCGCCTCCGGCTCGGCCGGTACGCCGGCGGACCCAACCTCCTCCAAGCAATCTTCATGA